A part of Larkinella insperata genomic DNA contains:
- a CDS encoding acyltransferase family protein: MIAPTTPSTHPAGTLEASPSRLISLDALRGFTIAAMLLVNFPGDGDHVYHPLQHTRWNGLSFTDLIAPLFLFIIGVSIVFAYAKRLESGAPRGKLYRKIIVRSVKIFAVGMFLNLLPTFDVANLRWTGTLHRIAFVFLICSVIFLNTNWKQQAWIGVLTLVVYWLALTQIPTPGYGKVMLEPGANLVAWFDSLYLPGRMWKGTWDPESILSTFPSAVSGLTGMLAGRLLVGRLPRLEKVAYLMTVGLFTAAAGYGWNLTFPSNENLWTSSFVLITSGFAALLLGAIYFLVDILGRTQGTQPGIIFGANAIAVYVMGDLLSTPFYYLKFGGHSLNEYGVSALTSLGFDPRFASMGYALFFVAVNFLPAYLLYRKRIFIKL; this comes from the coding sequence ATGATTGCCCCCACGACCCCGTCAACCCACCCGGCTGGCACCCTGGAAGCCAGCCCGTCCCGGCTGATCTCGCTCGACGCCCTGCGGGGTTTCACGATTGCCGCCATGCTGCTGGTCAACTTTCCCGGCGACGGTGATCACGTCTACCATCCGTTGCAGCACACCCGGTGGAACGGTTTGTCGTTTACCGACCTGATCGCGCCGTTGTTCCTCTTTATCATTGGCGTTTCCATCGTTTTTGCCTACGCGAAGCGGCTGGAAAGCGGAGCGCCCAGGGGCAAGCTGTATCGCAAGATCATCGTGCGGTCCGTCAAGATTTTTGCCGTCGGGATGTTTCTGAACCTGCTGCCCACCTTCGACGTTGCCAACCTCCGCTGGACTGGCACGCTCCACCGCATTGCCTTCGTCTTTCTGATTTGTTCGGTTATTTTTCTGAACACCAACTGGAAACAGCAAGCCTGGATCGGCGTCCTGACCCTCGTGGTGTACTGGCTGGCGCTGACGCAAATTCCGACCCCGGGTTACGGAAAAGTGATGCTCGAACCGGGGGCTAACCTGGTGGCCTGGTTCGACAGCCTGTACCTGCCGGGCCGGATGTGGAAGGGCACCTGGGACCCCGAAAGCATCCTCAGCACGTTCCCCTCGGCGGTTTCCGGCCTGACCGGTATGCTGGCCGGACGGTTACTGGTCGGCCGCCTGCCCCGGCTGGAAAAAGTGGCCTACCTGATGACGGTGGGGCTTTTCACGGCCGCAGCCGGTTACGGCTGGAATCTGACGTTCCCGAGCAACGAAAACCTCTGGACCAGCTCGTTTGTGCTCATCACCTCCGGCTTTGCGGCCCTGTTGTTAGGGGCAATTTATTTTCTGGTCGATATTCTAGGTCGCACCCAGGGCACCCAGCCGGGCATCATCTTCGGGGCAAACGCCATTGCGGTCTACGTCATGGGCGATTTGCTGTCTACCCCCTTTTACTACCTGAAATTTGGCGGCCATTCGCTCAATGAATACGGCGTTTCGGCCCTCACCAGCCTGGGCTTCGACCCACGTTTTGCCAGCATGGGGTACGCCCTGTTTTTCGTGGCCGTCAACTTTCTTCCGGCGTATCTACTCTACCGGAAAAGAATCTTTATCAAGCTTTAA
- a CDS encoding metallophosphoesterase family protein, translated as MRRALLFTLCCLLTAFSFGQKNGVKKVRIGLFTDAHIPTMHDGEARLRAFRDSMKTAIPDFIIELGDFLIPAEKYAPAFAIWQSLPNPKYHVIGNHEMDGGYSLEKALAYRNMPSSYYTFDQNGFRFIVLDGNDKKSPELKGYQQYIGAQQRDWLKAELTKATTPIVIFSHQGLGPDGVDNAADIRAMLEAHNARTRKAKIIANFYGHIHYDRAEEVNGIWYVCINSMSYKWLGEEYGYVRYSDEIDRNFKWIKYTAPYKDPLYTVVEISTDGLIKIAGKKSEWVGPSPWDVGYPTANQEYDRPEIRARTLRFSPVHP; from the coding sequence ATGAGAAGAGCACTGCTATTTACACTTTGCTGCCTGCTGACGGCCTTTTCCTTCGGCCAGAAAAACGGCGTTAAGAAGGTTCGAATTGGGCTTTTTACGGACGCGCACATTCCGACCATGCACGACGGGGAAGCACGGTTGCGGGCGTTCAGGGACAGCATGAAAACCGCTATACCGGACTTCATTATCGAACTCGGCGACTTTCTGATTCCAGCGGAGAAATACGCTCCGGCCTTCGCCATCTGGCAATCCCTGCCCAATCCCAAATACCACGTCATCGGCAACCACGAAATGGACGGCGGCTACTCGCTCGAAAAAGCGCTGGCTTACCGCAACATGCCGTCTTCCTACTACACCTTCGACCAGAACGGTTTCCGGTTTATCGTGCTGGACGGTAACGACAAGAAATCGCCGGAACTGAAAGGCTACCAGCAATACATCGGGGCCCAGCAACGGGACTGGCTGAAGGCTGAACTAACCAAAGCCACCACGCCCATCGTCATCTTCTCCCACCAGGGTCTGGGCCCCGACGGGGTTGACAATGCCGCCGACATCCGGGCGATGCTCGAAGCGCACAACGCCAGGACCCGAAAGGCAAAAATCATCGCCAATTTCTACGGGCATATTCACTACGACCGCGCCGAAGAAGTAAACGGCATCTGGTACGTGTGCATCAATTCCATGTCCTACAAATGGCTGGGTGAGGAATACGGCTACGTGCGTTACAGCGACGAAATTGACCGGAATTTCAAGTGGATTAAATACACCGCGCCGTACAAAGATCCGCTTTATACCGTTGTCGAGATTTCGACGGACGGCCTGATTAAAATAGCGGGCAAAAAATCCGAATGGGTTGGTCCCTCGCCCTGGGATGTGGGCTACCCCACCGCCAACCAGGAGTACGACCGGCCCGAAATCCGGGCGCGGACCCTGCGCTTTTCGCCCGTGCATCCCTAG
- a CDS encoding helix-turn-helix transcriptional regulator: MKIVFKSEDIQEHTYTKEYTDGYTVPNATGLFEYQGETSFNGIHARSHRIHVDGIFMAMFQATHERSFSHVIESDFPYLQMHFELTTSGCVYKPKARFEPETNILHGQHSLLFYPALAGELTYLRTPSARSVEIELSLDFLRRAYGNDLEQLGRFGLSIEKKCPALMGNRSFPITGRMKQILAELRECPYVGSLKKLFVTAKVMELLALQIDQMMAEPPVASGLKKADVDKLHAVRDLLTQNLHAPYSIEQLARMVGLNRTKLQEGFKELFQTTVFGYLTDCRMQQARELILTGSYETIAEVSNLIGYKNHQHFTVAFKKKFGYLPRELKG, from the coding sequence ATGAAGATTGTATTTAAATCAGAAGATATTCAGGAACACACGTACACCAAAGAGTACACGGATGGCTACACCGTGCCCAACGCTACCGGCTTGTTTGAATACCAGGGGGAAACGAGTTTTAACGGAATTCACGCCAGAAGCCACCGGATCCACGTTGATGGGATTTTTATGGCGATGTTCCAGGCCACGCACGAGCGAAGCTTTAGTCACGTCATTGAGAGTGACTTTCCCTACCTGCAAATGCATTTCGAGCTAACAACCAGCGGCTGTGTTTACAAACCGAAGGCCCGGTTCGAACCCGAAACCAACATCCTGCACGGCCAGCATTCGTTGCTGTTTTATCCGGCTTTGGCGGGTGAACTGACGTACTTAAGAACGCCATCGGCCCGGAGCGTTGAAATTGAATTATCGCTGGATTTCCTGCGCCGAGCCTACGGAAACGATTTGGAGCAGTTGGGCCGTTTTGGGCTGAGCATCGAAAAAAAATGCCCGGCTCTGATGGGCAACCGGAGTTTTCCAATTACCGGCCGCATGAAACAGATCCTGGCCGAACTGCGGGAATGCCCCTACGTCGGTTCGCTCAAGAAGCTATTCGTAACGGCGAAAGTGATGGAACTGCTGGCCCTGCAAATCGATCAGATGATGGCCGAACCGCCCGTTGCTTCAGGGTTGAAAAAAGCCGACGTTGACAAGCTCCATGCCGTGCGCGACCTGCTGACTCAGAACCTGCACGCGCCGTATTCCATCGAGCAATTGGCGCGGATGGTCGGCCTGAACCGGACCAAATTGCAGGAAGGCTTCAAGGAATTGTTTCAAACCACCGTTTTTGGTTACCTGACCGACTGCCGGATGCAGCAGGCCCGGGAACTGATTCTGACCGGCAGCTACGAAACCATCGCCGAGGTTTCCAACCTGATCGGCTACAAAAATCACCAGCACTTTACGGTGGCTTTCAAGAAGAAGTTCGGCTACCTACCCCGGGAACTGAAAGGCTGA
- a CDS encoding TIM barrel protein — METNQTRRRFLGATTALLSGLALSKSPVFGAPALIRALGDKPNSLIDGVQIGVITYSFREMPDQTAEATLQYVLDSGVSAIELMGDPAETFAGAPKSKIDMRAVGPLMRKRRENQTLTDEEQKTLAEFETQRKAYQQELAKWRLSAPMNKFEQVRKMYNQAGVQIYGFKPSTFGLQSSDAEIDYGMRAAKLLGANQVTLEHPANDAHTLKLGQMAQKHGLKVGYHGHEQQTPTFWDTALAQSPANALNFDLGHYVAAGNPDPLVLIKQKHDRIASMHIKDRQTAEHGKGNLPWGQGDTPLAQVLKLMRDQKYKFPATVELEYQIPAGSNSVAEVKKCVDFCRNRLMS, encoded by the coding sequence ATGGAAACTAACCAAACCCGGCGCCGGTTTCTAGGCGCCACAACCGCCTTGCTTTCGGGTCTGGCGCTCAGTAAAAGCCCGGTTTTTGGCGCTCCGGCCCTGATTCGTGCGCTGGGCGATAAACCCAATTCGCTCATCGACGGGGTGCAAATCGGTGTTATCACTTATTCTTTCCGGGAAATGCCCGATCAGACCGCTGAAGCCACCCTGCAATACGTGCTGGACAGTGGGGTGAGCGCTATTGAACTGATGGGTGATCCGGCCGAAACCTTCGCAGGCGCCCCAAAAAGCAAGATCGACATGCGGGCCGTTGGGCCGCTGATGCGCAAACGGCGCGAAAATCAGACCCTGACCGATGAGGAGCAAAAGACCCTGGCGGAGTTTGAAACGCAGCGGAAAGCGTACCAGCAGGAACTGGCCAAATGGCGGCTTTCGGCTCCGATGAACAAGTTTGAGCAGGTTCGTAAAATGTACAATCAGGCCGGGGTGCAGATTTACGGTTTTAAACCCTCGACGTTTGGTCTGCAAAGCTCTGACGCGGAAATTGACTACGGTATGCGGGCGGCCAAACTCCTGGGGGCCAACCAGGTTACCCTCGAACACCCCGCCAACGATGCCCATACGCTTAAACTGGGCCAAATGGCGCAGAAGCACGGTTTAAAAGTCGGGTACCACGGCCACGAGCAGCAAACACCGACGTTCTGGGATACGGCCCTCGCCCAATCCCCGGCCAATGCGCTAAACTTCGATCTGGGGCATTACGTCGCAGCTGGCAACCCGGACCCGCTGGTCTTGATCAAACAAAAGCACGACCGCATCGCCAGCATGCACATTAAAGACCGCCAAACTGCCGAGCACGGCAAAGGTAACCTGCCCTGGGGCCAGGGTGATACACCTTTAGCCCAGGTCCTGAAGCTGATGCGGGACCAGAAATACAAATTCCCGGCGACAGTCGAGCTGGAATACCAGATCCCGGCGGGTTCCAACTCAGTGGCCGAAGTAAAAAAATGCGTGGATTTCTGCCGAAATCGCCTGATGAGCTAA
- a CDS encoding family 20 glycosylhydrolase, whose protein sequence is MRNFFCLTALLAVLLLLNGCKSSENEARQINVTWELISNFTDVDHGFDARFNLANNSDLTLNDKNWALFFNMSPRPIQANKTQQPATVQHINGDWYKMTPNAGFSLAPGDSTEIRYSGMEAIIKLTDAPMGLYFVFYDKDGKEENVVEVANYRVLPFSRKEQQLRGKDDQLPLHTAAKRYQDNLALSLVGANQLQQIVPSPVKMTTGGGTLTLDNKLPIYYGAGLENEARFLGKKLKERTGTDFSVQSGTSGKGIILTTGAVSVNGVGKEAYKLGIDANGVAITGSDAAGVFYGVQSLLALLPTEAYLKPSASVALTYAQVEDAPRFQFRSMHLDVSRNFQTKETILRWLDLLAFYKINHFLFYTTEDEGWRIEIDDLPELTQVGAQREHTAGGMAAPVLHPSYGSGPKAYDETKHGSGFYTKADFIEILKYANERHIKVIPELNFPGHARAAIKSMEARYNRLMKEGKEKEANEYRLIDPDDKSVYLSAQAYKDNVVSVARESTYHFYEKVVDEIAKMYTEAGLKLDTFHAGGDEVPEGVWTKSPQAAQLLKENPAIKDPKNLQSYFFGKLLKRLEKRNLSIHGWEEVALTKSPEGKYLPNPDFVGKKVVPYIWNNIFDLDLGNRLANAGYPVVLCNVTNFYFDLAYNNDPQEPGLYWGGFVDTRANWTFAPFDMFKTTYRTSLGQPLNFAGLEKMKPEARKNVIGLESQLWCETVKGREMMEYYSLPKLLGFAESAWAAERPWETIENREAREKAIQTGWNVFANTLAQRELPRLATLNGGYNYRLPLPGALLENGTLKANIEYPGLSIRYTTDGSEPTAQSALYSAPVKVSGTVKLKSFDAAGRSSRTMVVDGNVQ, encoded by the coding sequence ATGCGTAACTTTTTTTGCCTCACGGCCTTACTGGCCGTTTTACTCTTGTTGAACGGTTGCAAATCTTCCGAAAACGAAGCCCGCCAAATCAATGTCACCTGGGAGTTGATCAGCAATTTTACCGATGTAGACCATGGCTTTGATGCCCGGTTTAATCTGGCAAACAACAGCGATCTGACGCTAAACGATAAAAACTGGGCGCTGTTCTTCAACATGTCGCCCCGGCCGATTCAGGCCAATAAAACCCAACAACCGGCGACGGTGCAGCACATCAACGGCGACTGGTACAAAATGACCCCCAACGCCGGATTCTCCCTGGCCCCCGGCGATTCAACCGAAATCCGGTATTCGGGTATGGAAGCCATCATTAAGCTGACCGACGCGCCAATGGGGCTGTACTTCGTTTTTTACGACAAAGACGGCAAAGAGGAGAATGTAGTCGAGGTAGCCAATTACCGGGTGCTACCGTTTAGCCGGAAAGAGCAGCAGTTGCGCGGAAAAGACGATCAGCTGCCCCTCCACACGGCGGCCAAACGGTATCAGGACAACCTGGCGCTCAGTCTGGTCGGTGCGAATCAGTTGCAGCAAATCGTTCCCTCGCCGGTGAAAATGACAACGGGCGGAGGCACGTTAACGCTGGACAATAAACTGCCGATTTATTACGGTGCCGGGCTGGAAAACGAAGCGCGTTTTCTGGGCAAAAAATTAAAAGAGCGGACGGGAACGGATTTTTCGGTGCAGAGCGGAACGTCCGGTAAAGGCATCATCCTGACGACCGGTGCGGTTTCGGTAAACGGTGTCGGCAAAGAAGCGTACAAATTGGGCATCGACGCCAACGGGGTAGCCATCACGGGAAGCGATGCCGCTGGCGTATTTTATGGCGTGCAGAGTTTGCTGGCCCTGCTGCCGACGGAAGCGTACCTGAAACCGTCCGCCAGCGTGGCGCTGACGTATGCCCAGGTTGAGGACGCGCCCCGGTTTCAGTTCCGGAGTATGCACCTGGATGTAAGCCGGAATTTTCAGACCAAGGAAACCATTCTGCGCTGGCTCGACCTGCTGGCCTTTTACAAGATCAACCATTTCCTGTTTTACACCACCGAAGATGAGGGCTGGCGGATTGAAATTGACGATTTGCCGGAATTGACCCAGGTCGGTGCCCAGCGCGAACACACCGCCGGGGGCATGGCCGCGCCGGTGCTGCACCCGTCCTACGGTTCGGGACCGAAAGCCTACGATGAAACCAAGCACGGCAGCGGTTTTTATACAAAAGCCGATTTCATTGAAATTCTGAAGTACGCCAACGAGCGGCATATTAAAGTCATTCCGGAACTGAACTTTCCCGGCCACGCAAGGGCGGCCATCAAGTCGATGGAAGCGCGGTATAATCGGTTGATGAAGGAAGGCAAGGAGAAAGAAGCCAATGAATACCGGCTCATCGATCCGGACGACAAATCGGTGTATCTGTCGGCGCAGGCCTACAAAGACAACGTGGTGAGCGTGGCCCGCGAATCGACGTACCATTTCTACGAAAAAGTGGTGGATGAAATCGCCAAGATGTACACCGAAGCCGGGTTGAAGCTTGATACCTTCCACGCGGGCGGTGACGAAGTGCCCGAAGGCGTCTGGACCAAATCGCCCCAGGCGGCCCAGCTACTGAAAGAAAATCCGGCCATCAAAGACCCGAAAAACCTGCAATCCTATTTCTTCGGTAAACTGCTGAAACGGCTCGAAAAGCGGAATCTGAGCATCCACGGCTGGGAAGAAGTTGCCCTGACCAAATCGCCGGAAGGCAAGTACTTGCCCAACCCGGACTTTGTGGGCAAGAAAGTGGTACCCTACATCTGGAACAACATCTTCGACCTCGATCTGGGCAACCGGCTGGCCAACGCGGGTTACCCGGTGGTGCTGTGTAACGTAACGAACTTCTATTTCGACCTGGCCTACAACAACGACCCGCAGGAGCCGGGTTTGTACTGGGGCGGCTTTGTCGATACCCGCGCCAACTGGACGTTTGCGCCTTTCGATATGTTCAAAACCACCTACCGGACCTCGCTGGGGCAACCGCTGAACTTCGCCGGTCTGGAAAAAATGAAACCGGAAGCCCGCAAAAACGTGATCGGTCTGGAATCGCAGCTCTGGTGCGAAACCGTCAAAGGGCGGGAGATGATGGAATATTATTCGCTGCCCAAGCTGCTGGGTTTTGCCGAAAGCGCCTGGGCGGCCGAGCGCCCGTGGGAAACCATCGAAAACCGGGAGGCACGGGAAAAAGCGATTCAAACGGGGTGGAACGTCTTTGCCAATACGCTGGCCCAGCGCGAACTGCCGCGGCTGGCCACGCTCAACGGCGGCTACAATTACCGGCTGCCGCTGCCCGGCGCCCTGCTCGAAAACGGCACCCTGAAAGCCAACATCGAATACCCGGGCCTGAGCATCCGCTACACCACCGACGGGTCGGAACCGACGGCCCAATCGGCCCTGTACTCGGCTCCGGTGAAGGTGTCGGGAACGGTTAAGCTGAAGAGTTTTGATGCCGCCGGACGGTCGAGCCGGACGATGGTAGTGGATGGAAACGTGCAGTAA
- a CDS encoding MFS transporter: MKSNTLIVILILLIFFVISFLTNILGPIIPDIITSFRLSIGLAGFLPFAFFVAYGVMSIPSGILVEKYREKPVLLVAFSLAFTGALLFALIPSFSVALLSLFLIGLGMAMLQVVINPLLRVAGGEAQFAFNSVLAQLFFGAASFLSPQLYSYLVSRVHTGNNTGLLALFDQLVPENLKWVSLYWVFAMTALLMVIVIYFVRFPAVALKDDERIDTGKAFKELLGNKTVLLFFCGIFAYVGTEQGIANWTSQFLQTYHGVDPATTGASVIAYFWGLLTIGCLLGLLLLKIFDSRRVLMLFASGAIVSLLTGLFGPVDMALYAFPMAGFFASVMWSIIVSLALNSVPHHHGTFSGILCTGIAGGAVVPLIVGGLAELVGLRFAMLFLLLTLGYIFSIGLWARPLVNNATVKSLKELFA, encoded by the coding sequence ATGAAGAGCAACACCCTGATTGTCATCCTGATTCTGCTCATCTTTTTCGTTATTTCGTTTCTGACTAACATTCTGGGACCGATTATCCCGGACATTATCACGAGTTTTCGGCTCAGCATCGGGCTGGCCGGTTTTTTGCCGTTTGCCTTCTTTGTGGCCTACGGGGTGATGTCCATTCCGTCGGGTATTCTGGTCGAAAAATACCGTGAAAAACCGGTGTTGCTGGTGGCTTTTTCGCTGGCGTTTACCGGGGCGTTGCTGTTCGCCCTGATTCCGAGTTTTTCGGTCGCCCTGCTGTCGCTTTTTCTGATCGGTTTGGGCATGGCGATGCTGCAGGTAGTCATCAATCCGTTGCTGCGGGTGGCCGGAGGGGAAGCCCAGTTTGCGTTTAATTCGGTGCTGGCCCAGTTGTTTTTCGGGGCCGCTTCGTTTCTGAGTCCGCAGTTGTACAGTTATCTGGTGAGCCGGGTGCACACGGGAAACAACACCGGTTTGCTGGCCCTTTTTGACCAGCTGGTTCCCGAAAACCTGAAGTGGGTTTCGCTGTACTGGGTTTTCGCGATGACGGCTTTGCTGATGGTGATCGTGATCTATTTCGTGCGGTTTCCCGCGGTGGCCCTGAAGGATGACGAGCGGATTGATACCGGCAAAGCCTTCAAAGAGTTGCTGGGCAACAAAACCGTGTTGCTGTTTTTCTGCGGAATTTTCGCCTACGTGGGCACTGAACAGGGCATTGCCAACTGGACATCGCAGTTTCTGCAAACCTACCACGGCGTTGATCCGGCCACCACGGGCGCTTCCGTCATTGCCTATTTCTGGGGCCTGCTGACGATCGGCTGTCTGCTCGGTTTGCTGCTCCTGAAAATCTTCGACAGTCGGCGGGTGCTGATGCTGTTTGCCAGTGGGGCCATTGTGTCGCTGCTGACGGGTTTGTTCGGACCGGTCGACATGGCCCTTTACGCTTTTCCGATGGCGGGCTTTTTTGCGTCGGTGATGTGGTCGATCATTGTGTCGCTGGCGCTGAATTCGGTGCCCCACCACCACGGCACGTTTTCCGGTATTTTGTGCACCGGCATTGCCGGGGGAGCCGTCGTGCCGCTGATCGTGGGCGGGCTGGCCGAGCTGGTGGGCCTGCGGTTTGCCATGTTGTTTCTGCTGCTGACGCTGGGGTATATTTTCAGCATCGGACTCTGGGCGCGGCCGCTGGTGAACAACGCAACGGTGAAAAGTTTGAAAGAGCTTTTTGCGTAA
- a CDS encoding DegT/DnrJ/EryC1/StrS family aminotransferase, with amino-acid sequence MEKNITLETLAIDGGDRTVQTHFPWPIYDETDVQAVADVVRSGRWGNPDCGDLVETFEQEFAAYCGTKYAVSCVNGSVSLRLALMACGVRPGDEVIIPPYTFIATASTVLEVNCVPVFVDIDPDTYNLDPKAVEAAITERTKVIIPVHFAGLACDMDAIMDIARRHKLRVIEDAAHAHGAEYKGRKLGSIGDVGSFSFQSSKNLTSGEGGMVVTNDENLYRTMASLRNVGRMEGHQWYDHFNPGCNYRITQMQAVLLSRQLNRLDDQTVIRNENGLYLNKLLSNIDGILPLTRSPEATRHCYHLYIFSYDSSAFGGLPRQEFVARLAAEGVPCSTGYPHPLYKQPLFQNKNFMCYAIPESVDYAAVNCPVAERACRDEAVWIFQHAMLGSREDMQSFAEAIRKIQRVVTQA; translated from the coding sequence ATGGAAAAGAACATCACCCTGGAAACCCTGGCCATCGACGGTGGCGATAGAACGGTTCAAACCCACTTTCCCTGGCCCATTTACGACGAAACCGACGTGCAGGCCGTGGCCGACGTGGTTCGGAGCGGGCGCTGGGGCAACCCGGATTGTGGCGATTTGGTGGAAACGTTCGAGCAGGAGTTTGCGGCTTACTGCGGAACAAAATACGCTGTCTCCTGCGTCAACGGTTCGGTGTCGCTCCGGCTGGCGCTGATGGCCTGCGGAGTACGGCCCGGTGATGAGGTGATTATTCCGCCCTATACCTTCATTGCCACGGCCTCAACCGTGCTGGAAGTTAACTGCGTACCGGTTTTTGTGGACATCGACCCCGACACCTACAACCTCGATCCAAAAGCCGTTGAAGCGGCCATTACGGAGCGCACCAAAGTTATTATTCCCGTTCACTTCGCCGGTCTGGCCTGCGACATGGACGCCATTATGGACATTGCCCGCCGGCACAAGTTGAGAGTTATCGAAGATGCGGCCCACGCCCACGGTGCCGAATACAAAGGCCGCAAACTGGGTTCGATTGGCGATGTGGGTAGTTTTAGTTTTCAGTCGTCGAAAAATCTGACGAGTGGCGAAGGTGGCATGGTGGTGACCAACGACGAAAACCTGTACCGCACGATGGCGTCGCTGCGCAACGTGGGTCGGATGGAAGGCCACCAGTGGTACGACCATTTCAACCCCGGCTGCAATTACCGCATCACCCAGATGCAGGCCGTGCTGCTTTCCCGGCAACTCAACCGGCTGGACGACCAGACAGTTATTCGCAACGAAAACGGTTTGTATCTAAACAAGTTACTTTCCAACATCGACGGCATTTTGCCCCTGACCCGGAGCCCGGAAGCGACCCGGCATTGCTACCACCTGTACATCTTCAGTTACGACTCGTCGGCCTTCGGTGGGCTTCCCCGCCAGGAATTTGTAGCCCGGTTGGCGGCCGAGGGTGTGCCCTGTTCGACGGGGTATCCGCATCCGCTGTACAAACAGCCGCTGTTTCAAAATAAAAATTTCATGTGTTACGCCATACCCGAATCGGTGGACTATGCAGCCGTCAACTGCCCGGTGGCCGAGCGGGCTTGCCGCGACGAAGCCGTCTGGATTTTCCAGCACGCGATGCTGGGCAGCCGGGAAGACATGCAGTCCTTCGCCGAAGCAATCCGGAAAATTCAACGGGTGGTAACACAAGCCTAG
- a CDS encoding DNA-binding transcriptional regulator, with translation MYKIILLIDFAEDYSKSLLKGVTKYSREHGPWVFCRMPLFYRETIGIKGILQWAKEWEADGIIGQFYNDNEVSEFIQAGIAVIAQDFKERFDEIPNITGAYHEAGAMAADYFLKKGFIQFAFYGFRDIVWSRERAEGFENHIKKAGYMVHTFEHTKAQSSELWYYKPSSLSQWLQSLPKPIAIMACDDRQGQHITEACRQTGIRIPEEVAVLGVDNDEMICELSDPPLSSIALDAEKGGYDSARLLDHMIQTGATNFYDVVVRPTQIVTRHSTDIYATNDDYIASSLKYIHQNIDKNLQVEEVVKQVPMSRRALEKRFLTITGYPIYKYIFNLRIEKFTQKLLETDMTVFEIALDLGLTDSKNIARQFRQVKGCTPIEFRNKYRVGK, from the coding sequence ATGTACAAAATCATCCTTCTCATCGACTTTGCCGAAGACTACAGTAAAAGCCTCCTGAAGGGCGTGACGAAGTACTCACGGGAGCACGGCCCCTGGGTATTCTGCCGAATGCCGCTGTTCTACCGGGAAACCATCGGAATCAAGGGGATTTTGCAGTGGGCGAAGGAGTGGGAGGCCGACGGAATCATCGGGCAATTTTACAACGACAACGAAGTTTCTGAATTCATTCAGGCCGGGATTGCGGTAATTGCGCAGGACTTCAAGGAGCGGTTTGACGAGATTCCTAACATTACGGGAGCCTACCACGAAGCGGGGGCGATGGCGGCCGATTATTTCCTGAAAAAAGGCTTCATCCAGTTCGCTTTTTACGGTTTCCGGGACATTGTCTGGTCGCGGGAGCGGGCCGAGGGGTTCGAAAACCACATCAAAAAGGCCGGGTACATGGTGCATACCTTTGAACACACCAAGGCGCAGTCCAGCGAGTTGTGGTACTACAAACCGAGTTCGCTGAGCCAGTGGCTGCAATCACTGCCCAAACCCATCGCTATCATGGCCTGCGACGACCGGCAGGGGCAGCACATCACCGAAGCCTGCCGGCAAACCGGCATCCGGATTCCCGAGGAGGTCGCCGTGCTGGGCGTCGATAATGACGAAATGATCTGCGAGTTGTCGGACCCGCCGTTGTCGAGCATTGCGCTGGACGCCGAAAAAGGCGGCTACGATTCGGCCAGGCTGCTCGATCACATGATTCAGACGGGGGCTACCAACTTTTATGATGTTGTCGTCAGGCCGACGCAGATTGTGACGCGCCACTCGACCGATATTTACGCGACCAACGATGATTACATTGCTTCGTCGCTGAAATACATTCACCAGAACATCGATAAAAACCTGCAGGTGGAAGAGGTCGTCAAACAGGTGCCGATGTCGAGAAGGGCGCTGGAAAAACGGTTTCTGACGATTACCGGCTACCCGATCTACAAGTACATTTTTAACCTGCGCATCGAGAAGTTCACGCAAAAACTGTTGGAGACCGATATGACGGTCTTTGAAATCGCGCTCGACCTGGGGCTGACGGACAGCAAGAACATCGCCCGGCAGTTTCGGCAGGTGAAGGGCTGCACACCGATCGAATTCCGGAATAAATACCGGGTGGGAAAGTAG